A stretch of Flavobacterium sp. N2270 DNA encodes these proteins:
- a CDS encoding TerC family protein translates to MEIFLDPNAWIALLTLTFLEIVLGIDNIIFISIVTGKLPEEKRKKATQIGLFLAMFMRIALLFGVTLLIAMKEPFFSVDWGFFSADFTGQAIILLVGGLFLIYKSTKEIHEKVDHPDEEEKEMETRSTSASFGNVLFQILMIDIIFSVDSILTAVGMTNGIEGALIIMITAVVISVGIMMLFAVPVGKFVNANPSIQILGLAFLILIGFMLITESMHLSNSQLAGQHVGAVPKGYLYFAIAFSLAVEFLNMKMRRKK, encoded by the coding sequence ATGGAAATTTTCTTAGACCCAAATGCTTGGATTGCACTTTTAACATTAACTTTTTTAGAAATTGTTTTAGGTATTGATAATATCATATTTATTTCAATTGTAACGGGTAAATTACCTGAAGAAAAAAGAAAAAAAGCAACACAAATAGGTTTATTCTTAGCCATGTTTATGCGTATTGCATTATTATTTGGTGTTACTTTATTAATTGCCATGAAAGAACCTTTTTTCTCTGTTGATTGGGGATTTTTTAGTGCTGACTTTACCGGACAAGCTATAATCCTTTTAGTAGGTGGATTATTCTTAATTTATAAGAGCACTAAAGAAATTCATGAAAAAGTAGATCATCCTGATGAGGAAGAAAAAGAAATGGAAACAAGAAGCACTTCAGCTTCTTTTGGAAATGTATTATTTCAAATACTAATGATTGACATAATATTTTCTGTAGATAGTATATTAACTGCTGTTGGTATGACAAATGGTATTGAAGGCGCATTAATTATTATGATTACAGCTGTTGTAATCTCTGTAGGAATTATGATGTTATTTGCAGTTCCAGTTGGAAAATTCGTAAATGCAAACCCTTCTATTCAAATTTTAGGATTGGCTTTCTTAATCTTAATTGGATTTATGTTAATTACTGAAAGTATGCACTTATCTAATTCTCAACTTGCCGGGCAACATGTAGGAGCTGTTCCAAAAGGCTATTTGTACTTTGCTATTGCATTTTCACTTGCTGTAGAATTTTTAAACATGAAAATGAGAAGAAAAAAATAA
- a CDS encoding DNA topoisomerase IV: protein MFFIKKTLTNSLVLITLLLMTSCYQQERNCKDFKTGKFESEITIDGVKHTSTFERNDSIQIETYDGTIDTFEIRWINDCEYVMKNSNPKNMAERKAVSMKILTTKENTYVFEYNYVGDTNKQKGTVTKL from the coding sequence ATGTTCTTCATAAAAAAAACCTTAACGAATTCCTTAGTATTAATTACCCTTTTATTAATGACTTCTTGTTACCAACAAGAGCGAAATTGTAAAGACTTCAAAACAGGTAAATTTGAATCAGAAATTACAATTGATGGAGTAAAACATACTTCAACTTTTGAGCGTAATGATTCTATTCAAATTGAAACATATGACGGAACAATTGACACATTTGAAATTAGATGGATTAATGATTGTGAGTATGTTATGAAAAATAGCAACCCAAAAAATATGGCCGAACGTAAAGCAGTTTCAATGAAAATCTTAACAACAAAAGAAAACACTTATGTTTTTGAGTATAATTATGTAGGAGATACTAATAAACAAAAAGGAACTGTAACAAAACTTTGA
- a CDS encoding DUF1572 domain-containing protein, with translation METSNIYLVSVKKQMLYYKTVAEKAIEQLEAEQLFISVNEDTNSIATIMNHMVGNMLSRWTDFLTSDGEKEWRTRDAEFENPTMTKEELLNNWNKGWDCFFNAINELKPEQLSQIIYIRNEGQTALDAINRQLAHYPYHIGQIVFYAKMLKKTEWNSLSIPKNKSNEYNADKFSKEKTNKHFTDDELKKLQ, from the coding sequence ATGGAAACAAGTAATATTTATTTAGTTAGTGTAAAAAAGCAAATGCTGTATTACAAAACAGTAGCTGAAAAAGCCATTGAGCAATTAGAAGCAGAACAATTATTCATTTCAGTAAATGAAGACACAAATTCTATTGCTACTATTATGAATCATATGGTAGGAAATATGTTATCTCGCTGGACAGATTTTCTTACTTCTGATGGAGAAAAAGAATGGCGCACTCGCGATGCTGAGTTTGAAAACCCTACCATGACTAAAGAAGAACTTTTGAATAATTGGAACAAAGGTTGGGATTGTTTTTTTAACGCAATTAACGAATTAAAACCAGAGCAACTATCACAAATTATTTACATTCGAAACGAAGGGCAAACCGCTTTAGACGCTATAAATAGACAGCTTGCTCATTATCCTTATCATATAGGTCAAATTGTTTTTTACGCTAAAATGCTTAAAAAAACGGAATGGAATAGTTTATCAATTCCAAAAAACAAATCAAACGAGTACAATGCTGATAAATTTTCAAAAGAAAAAACCAACAAGCATTTTACAGATGATGAATTAAAGAAACTACAATAA
- a CDS encoding DUF6095 family protein, producing the protein MPTNKKILLKGIQFLSGALPLLFMGPVVINSSFKNKENPLYPFILGLGIFLCAAAIFCMFKGINLIMKSLFDGNK; encoded by the coding sequence ATGCCAACAAATAAAAAAATATTACTTAAAGGAATTCAGTTTTTATCAGGAGCTTTACCTCTTTTGTTTATGGGACCAGTAGTAATTAATAGTTCCTTTAAAAATAAAGAAAACCCTTTATATCCTTTTATTTTAGGGTTAGGTATTTTTCTTTGTGCTGCGGCTATTTTTTGCATGTTTAAAGGAATCAATTTAATCATGAAAAGTTTGTTTGATGGAAACAAGTAA
- the murQ gene encoding N-acetylmuramic acid 6-phosphate etherase, whose translation MDFTKTTEQASNYQHLEKMSVNELLQNINKEDKTVPFAVEKALPQIEKLVTQIVTKMKQGGRLFYIGAGTSGRLGVVDASECPPTFGVAFDTVIGLIAGGDEAIRRAVENAEDNTEQAWIDLESCLITNKDVVVGIAASGTTPYVIGGLKKCNENNIITGCITCNEGSPLAKVAQFPIEVVVGPEFVTGSSRMKAGTAQKLVLNMLSTATMIQLGKVKGNKMVDMQLSNDKLVDRGIKMIMEEIPVTYEMGGILLKKYGSVRNAILNYKT comes from the coding sequence ATGGATTTTACCAAGACAACCGAACAAGCTTCCAATTACCAACATTTAGAAAAAATGTCGGTCAATGAGTTGTTACAAAACATTAATAAGGAAGATAAAACGGTTCCTTTTGCAGTTGAAAAAGCCTTACCACAAATAGAAAAATTGGTTACTCAAATTGTAACTAAAATGAAACAAGGAGGTAGACTATTTTATATAGGCGCTGGAACATCGGGAAGGCTTGGTGTTGTTGATGCTTCAGAATGTCCACCTACGTTTGGTGTTGCTTTTGACACGGTAATTGGTTTAATTGCTGGCGGTGACGAAGCTATTCGTAGAGCAGTTGAAAATGCAGAAGACAATACTGAACAAGCTTGGATTGATTTAGAATCATGTTTAATTACAAATAAAGATGTTGTTGTAGGTATTGCTGCATCAGGAACAACTCCTTATGTTATAGGTGGATTAAAAAAATGCAACGAAAACAATATTATTACTGGTTGTATTACTTGCAATGAAGGAAGTCCGTTAGCTAAAGTCGCTCAATTTCCAATTGAAGTTGTTGTGGGTCCAGAATTTGTAACTGGTAGTAGCCGAATGAAAGCAGGAACAGCACAAAAACTTGTACTTAATATGCTTTCAACAGCAACCATGATTCAACTAGGTAAAGTAAAAGGCAATAAAATGGTCGACATGCAATTGAGCAACGACAAATTAGTTGACCGAGGAATTAAAATGATTATGGAAGAAATTCCGGTTACCTATGAAATGGGAGGAATATTATTAAAAAAATACGGAAGCGTTAGAAATGCAATATTAAATTATAAAACATAA
- a CDS encoding ZIP family metal transporter, giving the protein MINSIYILPLLSVILGYVIAIFFRPKSKKNLKLLLAFSGAFLLSLTVMHLLPEVYEADLHHEAEHHHHHSSAIGIYIMIGIVFQIILEYFSKGAEHGHVHGHDKMETIPWLLFFSLCLHALLEGMPISNHNHLAYGIAIHHFPIAIILTTFFSNAMLNKKAIFFFMIVFAFMTPLGTILSESLPFLKEYYAQISGIVIGILFHISSTIIFESSEGHKFNLAKLTVIVLGIVMAYFI; this is encoded by the coding sequence ATGATCAATTCAATATATATACTTCCTTTATTATCCGTAATTTTAGGTTACGTTATTGCAATTTTCTTTCGTCCAAAAAGCAAAAAGAATTTAAAATTACTATTAGCCTTCAGTGGTGCTTTTTTATTGTCTCTTACAGTAATGCATTTATTACCTGAAGTATATGAGGCCGACTTACACCATGAGGCTGAGCACCATCATCATCATTCAAGTGCAATAGGCATTTATATTATGATTGGAATTGTGTTCCAAATCATTTTAGAATATTTCTCAAAAGGAGCTGAACACGGACACGTTCACGGCCATGATAAAATGGAAACTATTCCGTGGTTATTGTTTTTCAGCTTGTGTTTACACGCACTTTTAGAAGGAATGCCAATTAGCAATCATAATCATTTAGCTTATGGAATTGCAATACACCACTTCCCTATTGCAATTATTTTAACAACGTTCTTTAGTAATGCAATGCTAAACAAAAAAGCCATTTTCTTTTTTATGATTGTTTTTGCATTCATGACACCATTAGGAACTATTTTATCTGAAAGTTTACCCTTTTTAAAAGAATATTATGCACAAATTTCAGGAATCGTTATTGGTATTTTATTCCACATTTCATCAACTATAATTTTTGAAAGTAGTGAAGGTCATAAATTCAATTTAGCCAAACTTACAGTTATAGTTTTAGGAATTGTAATGGCTTATTTTATATAG
- a CDS encoding SAM-dependent methyltransferase, with translation MSTINNQQSEINNQQSNSWFASWFDTPYYHILYKDRDYEEAQQFMDNLTHYLNLPEEAKILDLACGKGRHSIYLNSLGFDVTGSDLSENSIKEASKDANDTLHFKVHDMRDSFEEKYDAIFNLFTSFGYFENDADNLKTLISIKESLTEYGFAVIDFMNVDFVIDNLVPSEIKTVEGIDFHIKRYVKDNHIFKEIDFEDKGEKFHFTEKVQALRLADFEAMMEEAGIFLLDVFGDYKLRTFYKNQSERLIMIFK, from the coding sequence ATGTCAACAATCAACAATCAACAATCTGAAATTAACAATCAACAATCAAATAGTTGGTTTGCTTCATGGTTTGATACACCTTATTACCATATTCTATATAAAGATAGAGATTATGAAGAGGCGCAACAGTTTATGGACAACCTTACTCATTATTTAAATTTACCTGAAGAAGCTAAAATATTAGATTTAGCTTGTGGTAAAGGTCGACATTCTATTTATTTAAATTCGCTCGGTTTTGATGTAACTGGTTCTGATTTATCTGAAAATAGCATCAAAGAAGCTTCAAAAGATGCAAATGACACTTTACATTTTAAAGTGCACGATATGCGCGATTCTTTTGAAGAAAAATACGATGCAATCTTTAATCTTTTTACCAGTTTTGGTTACTTTGAAAACGATGCAGATAATCTTAAAACCTTAATTTCAATCAAAGAAAGCCTTACCGAATATGGTTTTGCAGTGATTGATTTTATGAATGTGGATTTTGTAATTGACAATTTGGTTCCATCAGAAATTAAAACAGTTGAAGGAATTGATTTCCATATCAAAAGATATGTAAAAGACAATCATATATTTAAAGAAATAGATTTTGAAGACAAAGGAGAAAAATTTCACTTTACCGAAAAAGTTCAAGCGCTTCGATTGGCTGATTTTGAAGCCATGATGGAAGAAGCAGGTATTTTTCTTTTAGATGTTTTTGGCGATTATAAATTAAGAACATTCTACAAAAATCAATCAGAACGTTTAATAATGATTTTCAAATAA
- a CDS encoding THUMP domain-containing class I SAM-dependent RNA methyltransferase, with the protein MENFKMVAKTLFGFEELLAKELTQLGAQKVEQGVRVVTFMGDKGFMYKANLGLRTALKILKPIKTFKAVNDVALYKGIQSIDWSDYFSAHQSFLIDTTLHSDHFNHSQYVALKSKDAIVDQFRDNQGKRPSVDKDFPDLRIHVHIDRDQVTVSLDTSGESLHRRGYKTATNIAPINEVLAAGMLMLSGWDGTSHFIDPMCGSGTILAEAAMIACNIPANINRKEFAFEKWNDWDSQLFDNILESLLKKTREFHYSITGYDKAPSAVSKAKDNIENANLAEYITIKQANFFETEKETDGPLHMVFNPPYGERLDIDMERFYREIGDTLKQGYSDTNAWFITANLDALKFVGLRPSRKIKLFNGKLEARLVKYEMYAGSKKGKYMNNDED; encoded by the coding sequence ATGGAAAATTTTAAAATGGTTGCCAAAACCTTATTTGGATTTGAAGAATTATTAGCGAAAGAATTAACACAACTTGGTGCTCAAAAAGTAGAACAAGGAGTTCGTGTAGTTACTTTTATGGGAGACAAAGGTTTTATGTACAAGGCAAATTTAGGATTGCGTACTGCTTTAAAAATATTAAAACCCATTAAAACATTTAAAGCTGTTAACGATGTAGCTTTGTATAAAGGAATTCAATCGATTGACTGGTCTGATTATTTTTCGGCACACCAATCGTTTTTAATTGATACTACTTTACATTCAGATCATTTTAACCATAGTCAATACGTTGCTTTAAAATCGAAAGACGCTATTGTAGACCAGTTTAGAGATAATCAAGGAAAAAGACCAAGTGTAGATAAAGATTTTCCAGATTTAAGAATTCATGTACATATAGATAGAGATCAAGTTACAGTTTCATTAGATACATCGGGTGAATCTTTACACAGAAGAGGTTATAAAACAGCTACAAATATTGCTCCAATTAATGAAGTTTTAGCAGCAGGTATGCTGATGCTTTCTGGTTGGGATGGAACTTCTCATTTTATTGATCCAATGTGTGGTAGTGGAACTATTTTGGCTGAAGCAGCAATGATTGCTTGTAATATTCCAGCAAATATTAATAGAAAAGAATTCGCTTTTGAAAAATGGAATGATTGGGACAGTCAATTATTTGATAATATTTTAGAATCATTATTGAAAAAAACACGCGAGTTTCATTATAGTATTACAGGTTATGATAAAGCACCAAGTGCTGTTTCTAAGGCAAAGGATAATATAGAAAATGCTAATTTGGCAGAATACATTACTATAAAACAAGCCAACTTTTTTGAAACGGAAAAAGAAACAGACGGACCTTTACATATGGTTTTCAATCCACCTTACGGAGAACGTTTAGATATTGATATGGAGCGTTTTTACAGAGAAATTGGTGATACTTTAAAACAAGGTTATTCTGATACTAATGCTTGGTTTATTACAGCAAATTTAGATGCATTGAAGTTTGTAGGATTGCGTCCTTCAAGAAAAATTAAACTTTTCAACGGTAAGTTAGAAGCTCGTTTAGTTAAATATGAAATGTATGCTGGTAGTAAAAAAGGAAAGTATATGAACAATGATGAAGATTAA
- a CDS encoding DUF6048 family protein produces the protein MKHILKYTFSLFIVLFSIIGNAQTKDTTKIAQRYGLRVGIDLHRLSKSFYDKDYQGLEIVGDYRISKKFYIAGELGNEDKTTDDDRFNFTSKGTYFKVGFDYNAYENWLDMENMIYAGMRFGISSFSQTLNTYTIYDSTNYYGENTIVSGENFNGLTASWLEVVGGVKAKIVNNFYLGFSVRINYLVSNKKPDNFDNLYIPGFNRTYDGKFGAGFNYTLSYMIPIYKKK, from the coding sequence ATGAAACACATATTAAAATATACTTTTAGTCTTTTTATTGTATTGTTTTCAATAATTGGAAATGCTCAAACAAAAGACACAACAAAGATTGCTCAACGATATGGTTTGCGTGTTGGTATTGATTTACATCGATTATCTAAATCGTTTTATGATAAAGATTATCAAGGCTTAGAAATTGTGGGTGATTACAGAATATCTAAAAAATTCTATATCGCTGGAGAATTAGGTAATGAAGATAAAACAACTGATGACGATAGGTTTAACTTTACTTCAAAAGGAACATATTTTAAAGTTGGTTTTGATTATAATGCTTATGAAAACTGGTTAGACATGGAAAACATGATTTATGCAGGTATGCGATTTGGAATTAGTAGTTTTAGCCAGACTTTAAACACGTATACTATTTATGATTCAACAAATTATTATGGAGAAAACACAATTGTTTCTGGCGAAAATTTTAATGGACTAACAGCAAGTTGGCTAGAAGTTGTAGGTGGTGTTAAAGCAAAAATTGTAAATAATTTTTATTTAGGTTTTTCTGTTCGAATAAATTACTTAGTTTCAAACAAAAAACCTGATAATTTTGATAATTTATACATTCCAGGTTTTAATAGAACCTATGATGGAAAATTTGGAGCAGGTTTCAACTATACATTAAGTTACATGATTCCTATTTATAAGAAGAAATAA
- a CDS encoding DUF6452 family protein, translating to MKKYFILTFITLFAFSFWNCEKDDICSDSTPTTPRVVIEFYDASDPTELKTVTNLGIIAPGFTDGFGFNGVSIATAPLKTTNDTTTLQFIENGSDTDTGNDNIDEIIFNYTRQEIYVSRACGYKTNFTLDATTGVVLTTDADNWIQSITIEQPSIENENETHIKIYF from the coding sequence ATGAAAAAATATTTCATTCTTACATTCATAACTCTATTTGCTTTTTCATTTTGGAATTGCGAAAAAGATGATATTTGTTCAGACAGCACTCCAACTACTCCAAGAGTTGTAATTGAATTTTACGATGCTTCAGACCCAACTGAGTTAAAAACCGTTACTAATTTAGGGATTATTGCTCCTGGTTTTACAGATGGTTTTGGCTTTAATGGAGTTAGTATAGCTACAGCACCATTAAAAACTACAAACGACACAACAACACTTCAATTTATTGAAAATGGTAGTGATACTGATACAGGAAATGATAATATAGATGAAATAATTTTCAACTATACACGTCAAGAAATATATGTATCAAGAGCTTGCGGTTACAAAACTAACTTCACACTTGACGCTACAACTGGAGTTGTTTTAACAACTGATGCTGATAATTGGATACAAAGTATAACTATTGAACAACCTTCTATTGAAAACGAAAATGAAACACATATTAAAATATACTTTTAG
- the rlmD gene encoding 23S rRNA (uracil(1939)-C(5))-methyltransferase RlmD, giving the protein MGKRRTEKIVFENVEVLDAGAKGVSVAKAPDGKVIFLPNVVPGDVVDIQTLKKRKAYYEGKAIKIHSKSKHRIEPVCEHFGVCGGCKWQNMNYNQQLFYKNQEVQNNLKRIGKIELPEFEEILGSKEQFFYRNKMEFGFSNARWMTDEEIQSGKEFDNKNALGFHIPRMWDKILDIEKCHLQQDPSNAIRNEVRSFANEHNLTFFNPREHSGLLRTLMIRTASTGEIMVLIQFFENDKKNIELILNHLGEKFPAITSLLYVVNSKPNDTIYDQEVVLFKGREYILEEMEGLHFSVNAKSFYQTNSDQAYELYKITREFAGLTGNELVYDLYTGTGTIAQFVSKQAKKVIGVEAVPDAIKDAKANAVRNNITNCEFFVGDMKNVFNDEFIAQHGQPDIIITDPPRDGMHKDVVAQILKIAPEKVVYVSCNSATQARDLALMDERYKVTRVRPVDMFPQTHHVENVVLLEKRK; this is encoded by the coding sequence ATGGGAAAGAGAAGAACAGAAAAAATCGTTTTTGAAAACGTAGAAGTCCTAGACGCAGGAGCGAAAGGCGTATCGGTGGCAAAAGCACCTGACGGAAAGGTAATATTTTTACCAAATGTGGTACCTGGTGATGTAGTTGATATACAAACTTTAAAGAAACGCAAAGCCTATTACGAAGGCAAAGCAATAAAAATTCACTCAAAATCTAAACATAGAATTGAACCTGTATGTGAGCATTTTGGTGTTTGTGGGGGTTGTAAATGGCAAAACATGAATTACAACCAACAATTATTTTATAAAAATCAGGAAGTTCAAAATAATTTGAAACGAATTGGTAAAATTGAATTGCCTGAATTTGAAGAAATTTTAGGTTCGAAAGAACAATTTTTCTACAGAAATAAAATGGAATTCGGTTTTTCTAACGCACGTTGGATGACTGATGAAGAAATTCAATCGGGAAAAGAATTTGATAATAAAAATGCGCTTGGTTTTCATATTCCAAGAATGTGGGATAAAATTTTAGATATTGAAAAATGTCACTTACAACAAGATCCTTCAAATGCCATTAGAAATGAAGTTCGTTCTTTTGCTAATGAACATAATTTAACATTTTTTAATCCAAGAGAACACAGCGGTTTATTGCGAACATTGATGATTCGTACAGCTTCAACTGGAGAAATCATGGTGTTAATTCAGTTTTTTGAAAACGATAAGAAAAATATTGAATTAATCTTAAATCATTTAGGTGAAAAATTCCCTGCTATAACTTCATTATTATATGTGGTAAATAGCAAACCTAATGATACCATTTACGACCAAGAAGTAGTTTTATTTAAAGGTCGCGAATACATTTTAGAAGAAATGGAAGGTTTACATTTTAGTGTAAATGCTAAATCTTTTTACCAAACCAATTCTGACCAAGCATATGAATTATACAAAATAACTAGAGAATTTGCTGGATTAACTGGAAATGAACTGGTTTATGATTTATATACTGGAACTGGAACAATTGCTCAGTTCGTTTCTAAACAAGCTAAAAAAGTAATTGGAGTTGAAGCAGTTCCTGACGCTATTAAAGATGCAAAAGCAAATGCAGTTCGCAATAATATTACCAATTGTGAGTTCTTTGTTGGTGATATGAAAAATGTATTTAATGACGAATTTATAGCACAACACGGACAACCAGATATTATTATTACCGATCCTCCAAGAGATGGAATGCATAAAGATGTTGTTGCCCAAATTTTAAAAATAGCTCCCGAAAAAGTAGTTTATGTAAGTTGTAACAGTGCTACACAAGCGCGTGATTTGGCTTTAATGGACGAAAGATACAAAGTAACTCGTGTGCGCCCTGTAGATATGTTTCCGCAAACGCACCATGTTGAAAATGTTGTACTTTTGGAAAAAAGAAAATAA
- a CDS encoding DUF1697 domain-containing protein: MFTHLVLLRGINVSGHNMMKMDVLKKALENIGFLNVQTYIQSGNVFVDTDEENAPSVGFKIKQEIFKTFGHEVPTVVIGKADLEACFKNNQFLKEPEADTKKLYVAFISKELADGSINDLKMSMVKPDAAQIDGPRIFIKYAIGAGKTKFDQKYIEKKLSVTATIRNWNTVTKLLEMYNERV, from the coding sequence ATGTTTACACACTTGGTTTTACTTCGCGGAATAAATGTTTCTGGACACAATATGATGAAAATGGATGTGCTTAAGAAAGCCCTAGAAAATATCGGATTTTTAAACGTGCAAACATATATTCAATCGGGAAATGTATTTGTTGATACAGATGAAGAAAACGCACCAAGTGTTGGTTTTAAAATTAAACAAGAAATTTTTAAAACTTTTGGTCATGAAGTTCCAACGGTTGTAATAGGAAAAGCAGATTTAGAAGCTTGTTTTAAAAACAATCAATTTTTAAAGGAACCTGAAGCAGATACGAAGAAATTATATGTGGCTTTTATTTCAAAAGAATTGGCAGATGGTTCTATAAATGATTTAAAAATGAGCATGGTTAAACCTGATGCAGCACAAATAGACGGACCAAGAATTTTTATAAAATATGCCATAGGAGCAGGGAAGACTAAGTTTGATCAAAAATATATAGAAAAGAAACTAAGCGTTACGGCAACCATTCGAAATTGGAACACAGTTACGAAGTTATTGGAAATGTACAACGAAAGAGTATAA